From Micromonospora nigra, one genomic window encodes:
- a CDS encoding AraC family transcriptional regulator, which produces MLERLNQAMDHIERHLDQPVDAAELARIAVTSEYHFRRLFSALAGVPLSEYVRRRRLTVAGAEVVAGQRTLLDIAVRWGYGSAEAFARAFRAVHGVGPGEARRTGAPLRAQPRMSFRLTVEGSASMRYRIVQKDSFHLVGRKARVPLVHEGMNPAIVEFVKGLPAETRQRIEALSDQEPAGVVNVSDGVADGRAEGTELDYWYGAVTGADVPDDLDVLPVPAGTWAVFETSGPFPQAVQHLWRDVFTQWFPSNPYRSRPGPEISRSRISADGGHVDAQLWIPVEPAAA; this is translated from the coding sequence GTGCTGGAGCGGCTCAACCAGGCCATGGACCACATCGAAAGGCACCTCGACCAGCCGGTCGACGCCGCCGAGCTGGCGCGGATCGCCGTCACGTCGGAGTACCACTTCCGGCGGCTGTTCTCCGCGCTCGCCGGGGTCCCGCTGTCCGAGTACGTGCGCCGTCGTCGGCTCACCGTCGCGGGCGCGGAGGTGGTCGCGGGCCAGCGCACGCTGCTCGACATCGCCGTCCGCTGGGGGTACGGCTCCGCCGAGGCGTTCGCCCGGGCGTTCCGGGCCGTGCATGGCGTCGGCCCCGGCGAGGCCCGCCGTACGGGAGCGCCGCTGCGCGCCCAGCCCCGGATGTCCTTCCGCCTGACCGTCGAAGGGAGCGCCAGCATGCGGTACCGCATCGTACAGAAGGACAGCTTTCACCTGGTCGGCCGCAAGGCCCGGGTGCCGTTGGTGCACGAGGGGATGAACCCGGCCATCGTGGAGTTCGTCAAGGGCCTGCCGGCCGAGACCCGGCAACGGATCGAGGCACTGTCGGACCAGGAGCCGGCCGGCGTCGTCAACGTCAGCGACGGCGTGGCCGACGGCCGGGCCGAGGGCACCGAACTCGACTACTGGTACGGCGCGGTGACCGGCGCCGACGTCCCCGACGACCTGGACGTGCTGCCCGTGCCGGCGGGCACCTGGGCGGTGTTCGAGACCTCCGGACCGTTCCCGCAGGCGGTGCAGCACCTGTGGCGGGACGTCTTCACCCAGTGGTTCCCGTCCAACCCGTACCGCTCGCGGCCGGGGCCGGAGATCTCCCGCAGCCGGATCTCGGCCGACGGCGGGCACGTGGACGCACAGCTGTGGATCCCCGTCGAACCGGCAGCCGCCTGA
- a CDS encoding DUF6289 family protein, protein MIRRTLAAATVAAGIFALLPGAPAQARACMIDWQCTTYYYSDSSRTTIVGALYEDCDGYRANWGTRTAHVSFTEVPCR, encoded by the coding sequence ATGATCCGTCGTACGCTCGCCGCGGCCACCGTCGCCGCCGGCATCTTCGCCCTCCTGCCCGGCGCACCCGCCCAGGCCCGAGCCTGCATGATCGACTGGCAGTGCACGACGTACTACTATTCGGACTCGTCCCGCACGACGATCGTCGGCGCCCTCTACGAGGACTGCGACGGGTACCGCGCGAACTGGGGCACCCGTACCGCCCACGTCAGCTTCACCGAGGTTCCCTGCCGCTGA
- a CDS encoding GNAT family N-acetyltransferase — protein sequence MESADLAACGALLAERHRRHLMVEPLLSVRFCEVGAAVREVTAAFETTDASGAVALRDGVPVGFVLGAPKSSPLWGPNVWVEAAGLAATDGEVMRDLYAMAAARWVGEGRTAHYVLVPAYDAELVRAWFRLGFGQQHAHGVRPAVRTRAGGELNGLTVRRAVRADIRALAELDLELPRHQGASPTFSSGVVSTLEENLAEWEESFADDGFATFVAEVDGDVLGSAIGCALEKSSTHLSLARLDNAGFLGFAAVFPHARGRGAGRALGAAVIDWAVDSGFDSVVTDWRVTNLLASRTWPTLGFTETFLRLHRTVAT from the coding sequence ATGGAGTCCGCTGATCTGGCCGCGTGCGGCGCGCTGCTGGCGGAGCGGCACCGCCGGCACCTGATGGTCGAGCCGCTGTTGTCCGTGCGGTTCTGCGAGGTGGGCGCCGCGGTGCGCGAGGTGACCGCCGCGTTCGAGACGACCGACGCGTCGGGTGCGGTGGCGCTGCGCGATGGTGTGCCGGTCGGGTTCGTCCTCGGAGCCCCGAAGTCCTCACCGCTGTGGGGGCCGAACGTCTGGGTGGAGGCGGCCGGTCTGGCGGCGACCGACGGGGAGGTGATGCGTGACCTGTACGCGATGGCGGCGGCCCGGTGGGTCGGGGAGGGTCGGACCGCCCACTACGTGCTGGTGCCGGCGTACGACGCGGAACTGGTCCGGGCCTGGTTCCGACTCGGCTTCGGCCAGCAGCATGCCCACGGGGTCCGACCTGCGGTCAGGACGCGAGCCGGCGGCGAACTGAACGGGCTGACGGTGCGTCGGGCTGTTCGGGCGGACATCAGGGCACTCGCCGAACTCGACCTCGAACTGCCCCGCCACCAGGGGGCGTCCCCGACGTTCTCGTCGGGCGTGGTGTCGACGCTGGAGGAGAACCTGGCCGAGTGGGAGGAGAGCTTCGCCGACGACGGCTTCGCCACGTTCGTCGCCGAGGTTGACGGTGACGTGCTCGGCTCGGCCATCGGCTGCGCCCTGGAGAAGTCGAGCACGCACCTGAGCCTGGCCCGCCTGGACAATGCCGGATTCCTGGGCTTCGCCGCCGTCTTTCCCCACGCCAGGGGCAGGGGTGCGGGGCGGGCACTCGGCGCGGCCGTCATCGACTGGGCTGTCGACAGCGGGTTCGACAGCGTGGTGACGGACTGGCGGGTGACGAACCTGCTCGCCTCGCGCACCTGGCCGACGCTGGGATTTACCGAGACTTTCCTCCGGCTGCACCGCACCGTCGCCACCTGA
- a CDS encoding sulfite exporter TauE/SafE family protein: protein MELADAALLLTAGLAAGTVNAVAGGGSLITFPALLAVGLPPVPANVSNSVAVFPGYVAAVAGSRVDLPRGRILAALVPTAVLGAIGGAVLLLVTPARAFELVVPFLVLGATAVLAFQDPLRRLVGHPRDLPPRRRALTVQAMVALGAVYGGYFGAALGVMLVAGLALVLDATLARVSAIKNLLSAVVGLTTVLVFALVGPVNWAAVAVVAPATLVGGYAGARLVRRLPPVVLKTVIVVFGTTIGLHLLHRALT, encoded by the coding sequence ATGGAACTCGCCGACGCCGCGCTGCTGCTCACCGCCGGGTTGGCCGCGGGCACGGTCAACGCGGTCGCCGGGGGCGGCTCGTTGATCACGTTCCCGGCGCTGCTCGCCGTGGGGCTGCCGCCGGTGCCGGCGAACGTGAGCAACTCGGTGGCGGTCTTCCCCGGCTACGTGGCCGCCGTGGCGGGCAGCCGGGTGGACCTGCCGCGCGGGCGGATCCTGGCCGCGCTGGTGCCCACCGCCGTGCTCGGCGCGATCGGCGGGGCGGTGCTGCTGCTGGTCACCCCGGCGCGGGCGTTCGAGCTGGTCGTACCGTTCCTGGTGCTCGGGGCCACGGCGGTGCTGGCGTTCCAGGATCCGCTGCGCCGCCTGGTCGGCCACCCCCGGGACCTGCCGCCGCGCCGCCGGGCCCTCACGGTGCAGGCGATGGTCGCGCTGGGTGCCGTGTACGGCGGTTACTTCGGTGCCGCGCTCGGGGTGATGCTGGTGGCGGGTCTGGCCCTGGTGCTGGACGCGACGCTGGCCCGGGTGAGCGCGATCAAGAACCTGCTCTCGGCGGTGGTGGGGCTGACCACGGTGCTGGTGTTCGCCCTGGTGGGGCCGGTGAACTGGGCGGCCGTGGCGGTGGTCGCCCCGGCGACGCTGGTCGGCGGGTACGCGGGCGCCCGCCTGGTCCGCCGTCTGCCCCCGGTGGTCCTGAAGACAGTCATCGTCGTCTTCGGCACCACCATCGGTCTCCACCTGCTCCACCGCGCGTTGACCTGA
- a CDS encoding bifunctional RNase H/acid phosphatase: MAPRVVVEADGGSRGNPGPAGYGAVVRDQATGEVLAERSESIGTATNNVAEYRGLIAGLEAAAELGAAEVEARMDSKLVVEQMCGRWQIKHPGLRPLAAQAAALVDRFTAVRFTWIPRDRNTHADALANAAMDAAAGRTPARPVVEPPRVVEPPREIAGPDSPARAAAREAAGRAAGRAAKTAGSDPATVPASWEPRPTFTATRLILVRHGETEYTEQGRYSGRGDVPLSTRGQAQVRATAARVAALAPTVAAVVSSPLSRCTATAEAISRALGGVPVRREDGIIECDFGAWESRTFAEVREGWPGELDAWLASTRVAPPDGESFTDVAARSARVVRELCAAYPGETVVVVSHVSPIKLILRDALAAPDAFLHRLYLDAAGISVLDTWPDGGIAVRSVNETGHLTDV; the protein is encoded by the coding sequence GTGGCACCGCGCGTCGTCGTCGAGGCCGACGGCGGGTCCCGGGGCAACCCGGGCCCGGCGGGCTACGGCGCGGTGGTCCGTGACCAGGCCACCGGCGAGGTGCTCGCCGAACGGTCCGAGTCGATCGGCACCGCCACCAACAACGTCGCCGAATACCGGGGACTGATCGCCGGGCTGGAGGCCGCCGCCGAACTGGGCGCCGCCGAGGTCGAGGCGCGGATGGACTCGAAGCTGGTGGTCGAGCAGATGTGCGGCCGCTGGCAGATCAAGCACCCCGGCCTGCGTCCGCTGGCCGCGCAGGCCGCCGCGCTGGTGGACCGGTTCACGGCCGTCCGGTTCACCTGGATCCCGCGGGACCGCAACACCCACGCCGACGCCCTCGCCAACGCCGCGATGGACGCCGCCGCCGGGCGGACCCCGGCGCGGCCGGTCGTGGAGCCGCCCCGGGTGGTGGAGCCGCCCCGCGAGATCGCCGGGCCCGACTCGCCGGCCCGCGCGGCGGCCCGTGAGGCGGCGGGCCGGGCCGCCGGCCGGGCCGCGAAGACCGCCGGCAGCGACCCCGCCACCGTCCCGGCCTCCTGGGAGCCCCGGCCCACCTTCACGGCCACCCGGCTGATCCTGGTGCGCCACGGCGAGACCGAGTACACCGAGCAGGGGCGCTACTCGGGGCGCGGCGACGTGCCGCTGTCCACCCGGGGCCAGGCTCAGGTGCGGGCCACGGCCGCGCGGGTGGCCGCGCTCGCCCCGACGGTCGCGGCCGTGGTCAGCTCACCCCTGTCCCGGTGTACGGCCACCGCGGAGGCGATCAGCCGGGCCCTCGGCGGGGTCCCGGTGCGCCGCGAGGACGGCATCATCGAGTGCGACTTCGGCGCCTGGGAGTCCCGCACCTTCGCCGAGGTACGCGAGGGCTGGCCGGGCGAGCTGGACGCCTGGCTGGCGTCGACAAGGGTGGCCCCGCCCGACGGCGAGTCGTTCACCGACGTCGCGGCCCGCAGCGCCCGGGTGGTGCGGGAGCTGTGTGCGGCGTACCCCGGGGAGACCGTCGTGGTGGTGTCGCACGTCTCGCCGATCAAGCTGATCCTGCGCGACGCCCTGGCCGCCCCCGACGCCTTCCTGCACCGCCTCTACCTGGACGCCGCCGGCATCTCGGTGCTCGACACGTGGCCCGACGGCGGCATCGCCGTCCGCTCGGTCAACGAGACCGGCCACCTCACCGACGTCTGA
- a CDS encoding zinc ribbon domain-containing protein: MKADPKVQHRLLDLAAIDTALAQLAHRRRALPELAELEALARELSALEDERVRAQVTVDDLDRDIARLDKDVEQVRARKAKDEARLAAGTGPARELEALQHELASLNRRQSDLEDAELELMEQRETAQGVLDGVQRRLTETREKREATEQRRDASLAEIAKEEEFRRTARQPLAGDLPADLVQLYDKIRADTGLGAALLTGSRCGGCRLDLSGADLARIRKSAPDDVVRCEECRRIMVRGTEGR, translated from the coding sequence GTGAAGGCTGACCCGAAGGTCCAACACCGCCTGCTCGACCTGGCGGCGATCGACACCGCCCTGGCCCAACTCGCGCACCGCCGCCGCGCGCTGCCCGAACTGGCCGAGCTGGAGGCCCTCGCGCGGGAACTGTCCGCCCTGGAGGACGAGCGGGTCCGTGCCCAGGTCACCGTCGACGACCTGGACCGCGACATCGCCCGGCTGGACAAGGACGTCGAACAGGTGCGGGCCCGCAAGGCCAAGGACGAGGCCCGGCTGGCCGCCGGCACTGGCCCGGCCCGCGAGCTGGAGGCGCTCCAGCACGAACTGGCCTCGCTGAACCGTCGGCAGAGCGACCTGGAGGACGCCGAGCTGGAGCTGATGGAACAGCGGGAAACCGCCCAGGGCGTCCTCGACGGGGTGCAGCGGCGGCTGACGGAAACCCGCGAGAAGCGGGAGGCCACCGAGCAGCGCCGCGACGCCAGCCTCGCCGAGATCGCCAAGGAGGAGGAGTTCAGGCGCACCGCCCGCCAGCCGCTGGCCGGTGACCTTCCCGCCGACCTGGTGCAGCTCTACGACAAGATCCGCGCCGACACGGGACTGGGTGCGGCCCTGCTCACCGGCAGCCGGTGCGGCGGCTGCCGGCTCGACCTGTCCGGAGCCGACCTCGCCCGCATCCGCAAGTCCGCGCCGGACGACGTGGTGCGCTGCGAGGAGTGTCGCCGGATCATGGTGCGCGGCACCGAGGGACGGTAG
- a CDS encoding Nif3-like dinuclear metal center hexameric protein: MAELERRYPPGWAEQWDRVGLVLGEPSAPVRRVLCVVDVVPETVAEALTAGVDMIVAHHPLLLGGVSSVAPTTYKGRIVHQLIKADVALYVAHTNADVAAPGVSDALAARFGLTGLRPLHPPVPGSPAAGPGRGIGRIGQLPAPMTLAELTRHAAAVLPVTAWGVRAAGDPRRRVRTLAVSGGSGDGFLAAATAAGVDAYLTADLRHHPAGEHVAADGPALIDAAHWATERPWLDDLAAILREAPGVETLVSDLDTDPWTVHAAPPAADDKEPRL; encoded by the coding sequence ATGGCCGAACTGGAGCGGCGCTACCCGCCCGGCTGGGCCGAGCAGTGGGACCGGGTCGGCCTGGTGCTCGGTGAGCCGTCCGCCCCCGTACGCCGGGTCCTCTGCGTGGTCGACGTGGTGCCCGAAACCGTCGCCGAGGCGCTCACCGCCGGGGTCGACATGATCGTCGCCCACCATCCGCTGCTGCTGGGCGGGGTGTCGTCGGTGGCCCCGACGACGTACAAGGGCCGGATCGTGCACCAACTGATCAAGGCGGACGTGGCCCTGTACGTGGCGCACACCAACGCCGACGTGGCCGCCCCCGGTGTCTCCGACGCCCTCGCCGCCCGGTTCGGGCTGACCGGCCTGCGCCCGCTGCACCCGCCGGTGCCCGGCTCCCCGGCGGCCGGACCCGGCCGGGGCATCGGCCGGATCGGCCAACTGCCCGCGCCGATGACGCTCGCCGAACTCACCCGGCACGCCGCCGCCGTGCTGCCCGTGACGGCGTGGGGCGTTCGCGCCGCCGGTGACCCCCGGCGTAGGGTTCGTACCCTCGCCGTCAGCGGCGGCTCCGGCGACGGTTTCCTCGCCGCGGCGACCGCTGCGGGAGTGGACGCGTACCTCACCGCCGACCTGCGGCACCACCCGGCAGGCGAACACGTCGCCGCCGACGGCCCCGCCCTGATCGACGCCGCGCACTGGGCGACCGAACGACCGTGGCTGGACGACCTGGCCGCCATCCTGCGGGAGGCCCCGGGCGTCGAGACGCTGGTGTCCGACCTGGACACCGACCCGTGGACCGTACACGCCGCCCCACCCGCGGCGGACGACAAGGAGCCCCGACTGTGA
- a CDS encoding flavoprotein has translation MADPHAGRRQVLYVIACGSPLARHVGRLVELAQQDGWDVCVVTTPDGAKFVDRVALARQTGHPVRTYYKNPGDPDVLPPADAMIVCPVTVNTVNKWAAGITDTLALGLLFEGQGRGLPVVAVPYTNAAMAAHPAFRAGLARLAEWGTTVVFGEHVFPLHAPGAGERHLHTFPWEAALDALRDRQRVTTAA, from the coding sequence ATGGCCGATCCGCACGCCGGGCGCCGCCAGGTGCTCTATGTCATCGCCTGCGGTTCGCCGCTGGCCCGCCACGTCGGCCGGCTCGTCGAGCTGGCCCAACAGGACGGCTGGGACGTCTGCGTGGTCACCACGCCGGACGGGGCCAAGTTCGTCGACCGGGTCGCGTTGGCCCGACAGACCGGCCACCCGGTCCGTACGTACTACAAGAACCCGGGCGACCCCGACGTGCTGCCCCCGGCCGACGCGATGATCGTCTGCCCGGTGACGGTGAACACGGTCAACAAGTGGGCCGCCGGGATCACCGACACGCTGGCCCTGGGACTGCTGTTCGAGGGGCAGGGCCGAGGGCTCCCGGTGGTGGCGGTGCCCTACACGAACGCCGCCATGGCGGCGCACCCGGCGTTCCGGGCCGGCCTCGCCCGGTTGGCGGAGTGGGGGACCACGGTCGTCTTCGGCGAACACGTCTTCCCGCTGCACGCGCCGGGCGCGGGGGAGCGGCACCTGCACACCTTCCCCTGGGAGGCCGCCCTCGACGCGCTGCGGGACCGACAGCGGGTCACGACGGCGGCCTGA
- a CDS encoding helix-turn-helix domain-containing protein, translated as MDELPIGRRVAYWRGRRKMSQQVFADRLGKSKSWVDKVERGVRRLDKFSVLYEIADILELDVQLLLGKDPERRTDALNCIDQVEVQEIRAALERYDSISAYFDAAPYPPPLTDLRKAVTHAWLTYQYGRYGMLTRALPKLLRDAQAADAGHEGEQSRAAAHLLGQVYQIASSVLRKLGECDLSWLAADRSIAVAQRADDPLLAGIATTRVCNALVAMGRPRPALELNVTIANRLAPGGSNDATPERLSVYGMLLLQGAMAAARVGDSATVDDLINGAWDAADLLGGDQNHYWTSFGPTNVELHRAAAAVELGDGGRAVQVHEQRIQEPAFNGLLPERRAHHLLDLARGYAQIGNLATAGEMLLRGDRLAPSEIRCRPIAHEVMADILRRTRGAPPSPVAELAEHMGVGV; from the coding sequence ATGGACGAGCTACCCATAGGGCGGCGGGTCGCCTACTGGCGGGGGCGGCGGAAGATGTCGCAGCAGGTCTTCGCGGACCGGCTGGGCAAGTCCAAGAGCTGGGTCGACAAGGTCGAGCGCGGCGTACGCCGCCTCGACAAGTTCTCCGTCCTCTACGAGATCGCCGACATCCTCGAACTCGACGTGCAGTTGCTGCTGGGCAAGGACCCGGAGCGGCGTACCGACGCGCTCAACTGCATCGACCAGGTCGAGGTCCAGGAGATCCGGGCCGCCCTGGAACGGTACGACTCGATCAGCGCCTACTTCGACGCCGCGCCCTACCCGCCGCCGTTGACCGACCTGCGCAAGGCCGTCACCCACGCCTGGCTGACCTACCAGTACGGCCGCTACGGGATGCTCACCCGGGCGTTGCCGAAGCTGCTGCGGGACGCCCAGGCCGCCGACGCCGGTCACGAGGGCGAGCAGTCCCGGGCCGCCGCGCACCTGCTCGGGCAGGTCTACCAGATCGCATCCTCGGTGCTGCGCAAGCTCGGCGAGTGTGACCTGTCCTGGCTGGCCGCCGACCGGTCCATCGCGGTCGCCCAGCGGGCCGACGACCCACTGCTGGCCGGCATCGCCACCACCCGGGTCTGCAACGCCCTCGTCGCGATGGGCCGGCCCCGTCCGGCCCTGGAACTCAACGTCACCATCGCCAACCGGCTCGCCCCCGGCGGAAGCAACGACGCCACCCCGGAACGACTCTCCGTCTACGGGATGCTGCTGTTGCAGGGCGCGATGGCCGCCGCGCGGGTCGGGGACTCGGCGACCGTGGACGACCTGATCAACGGTGCCTGGGACGCGGCGGACCTGCTCGGCGGCGACCAGAACCACTACTGGACGTCGTTCGGCCCCACCAACGTGGAACTGCACCGGGCCGCCGCGGCGGTGGAACTGGGCGACGGCGGCCGGGCGGTGCAGGTGCACGAGCAGCGGATCCAGGAGCCGGCGTTCAACGGCCTGCTGCCCGAGCGGCGTGCCCACCACCTGCTCGACCTCGCCCGGGGCTACGCCCAGATCGGCAACCTCGCCACCGCCGGCGAGATGCTGCTGCGCGGGGACCGGCTGGCCCCGTCCGAGATCCGGTGCCGTCCCATCGCCCACGAGGTGATGGCGGACATCCTCCGTCGCACACGGGGTGCGCCGCCTTCTCCGGTAGCGGAGTTGGCTGAGCACATGGGAGTCGGAGTATGA
- a CDS encoding bifunctional DNA primase/polymerase, whose protein sequence is MWGNVGPRVAHLSPLERVRLRRVAVRYALHGWEVTPGACLARSRFVCGRAGCPTVGCHPALENWEHVASADPARVATWWQARPHAVLLPTGRAFDVLEVPAHLGRHMQDAVRAHPAGPGVRGPVLVTPTGRWMFLVRPGDPLRPELEHCFQVVRHGPGSWIAAPPTRLPEGSVRWVVAPEQVRWRLPDSYLVQNTVVGCLRAAGVTLAPDMVPGHLPLPRRGR, encoded by the coding sequence ATGTGGGGGAACGTGGGACCGCGCGTCGCACACCTGTCGCCGCTGGAACGGGTCCGCCTGCGAAGGGTCGCCGTGCGCTACGCGCTGCACGGCTGGGAGGTCACGCCTGGGGCCTGCCTCGCCCGCAGCCGGTTCGTGTGCGGCCGTGCCGGCTGTCCCACGGTCGGCTGCCACCCGGCCCTGGAGAACTGGGAGCACGTGGCCAGCGCCGACCCGGCCCGGGTGGCCACCTGGTGGCAGGCCCGACCGCACGCGGTCCTGCTGCCCACCGGCCGGGCCTTCGACGTGCTGGAGGTGCCCGCGCACCTGGGCCGCCACATGCAGGACGCGGTCCGGGCCCACCCCGCCGGGCCGGGCGTGCGCGGCCCGGTGCTGGTGACCCCGACCGGGCGGTGGATGTTCCTGGTACGCCCCGGCGACCCGCTGCGGCCCGAACTGGAACACTGCTTCCAGGTGGTGCGGCACGGGCCCGGTTCGTGGATCGCGGCACCCCCCACCCGGCTGCCCGAGGGGTCGGTGCGCTGGGTCGTCGCCCCCGAGCAGGTCCGCTGGCGGCTGCCCGACTCCTACCTGGTGCAGAACACCGTCGTCGGCTGTCTGCGCGCCGCCGGCGTCACCCTGGCCCCGGACATGGTGCCCGGTCACCTGCCCCTGCCCCGACGGGGTCGGTAG
- a CDS encoding FAD:protein FMN transferase — translation MGTAISLDLADDRPAAELAGLADEVFAWLRDVDARFSTYRADSEVCRFDRGELPLAGASADLRAVLERCADLWAATDGWFDAYATGGLDPSGYVKGWATQVASDRLLAAGVANHCLNAGGDVRVRGLSSTGRPWRVGIRHPWDATSTCLVLTGTDLAVATSGVYERGHHVRDPRRGAPARGLRSVTVVGADLGVADAYATAAVAMGGAGIGWLDRLAGHRHAVVTDDGRCLHSRDLPLAE, via the coding sequence ATGGGTACGGCGATCAGTCTGGACCTGGCCGACGACCGGCCCGCCGCCGAGCTGGCCGGGCTGGCCGACGAGGTGTTCGCCTGGTTGCGTGACGTGGATGCCCGGTTCAGCACCTACCGGGCCGACAGCGAGGTGTGCCGCTTCGACCGGGGCGAGCTGCCGCTGGCCGGGGCGTCGGCCGACCTGCGGGCCGTGCTGGAGCGCTGCGCCGACCTGTGGGCCGCCACCGACGGCTGGTTCGACGCGTACGCCACCGGGGGGCTGGATCCGTCGGGGTACGTCAAGGGCTGGGCGACGCAGGTCGCCTCGGACCGGCTGCTCGCCGCCGGTGTGGCGAACCACTGCCTGAACGCGGGTGGTGACGTGCGGGTACGCGGGCTGTCGTCGACCGGTCGGCCGTGGCGCGTCGGCATCCGTCACCCGTGGGACGCCACCTCGACCTGTCTGGTGCTCACCGGCACCGACCTGGCGGTGGCCACCTCCGGGGTGTACGAGCGGGGCCACCACGTCCGTGATCCGCGTCGGGGGGCACCGGCCCGGGGGTTGCGCTCGGTCACCGTGGTCGGTGCCGACCTGGGAGTGGCCGACGCGTACGCCACCGCCGCCGTCGCGATGGGCGGGGCGGGGATCGGCTGGTTGGACCGTCTCGCCGGGCACCGCCACGCGGTGGTCACCGACGACGGCCGCTGCCTGCACTCCCGCGACCTGCCGTTGGCGGAGTGA
- a CDS encoding FMN-binding protein yields MRRALFAITGLAASTTALVVLKGAPGSTPAAAGDVPTGGQPVAPAGPAPDDTPVAGKSAPDPSARTSRSPKPGRSATEAPTRRPGTATTIRPPATSRTTAPPRSTTRTVTGPVVSNEFGNVQVQVTLSGSRIVDVVALELPETTAQSDERSDQVDGRYSGSSGLVVRQQNADLDAVSGATATSTSYRQSLQAAIDRAG; encoded by the coding sequence ATGCGCCGCGCGCTCTTCGCGATCACCGGACTGGCCGCCAGCACCACCGCGCTGGTGGTGCTCAAGGGGGCACCGGGCAGCACCCCCGCCGCGGCGGGCGACGTGCCGACCGGGGGGCAGCCCGTCGCCCCCGCCGGCCCCGCGCCCGACGACACGCCCGTCGCCGGGAAGTCGGCCCCCGACCCGTCGGCCCGCACGAGCCGGTCACCGAAGCCCGGCCGCAGCGCCACCGAAGCCCCGACGCGACGGCCCGGCACCGCCACCACGATTCGGCCGCCGGCCACGTCGCGCACCACCGCGCCACCGCGGTCGACCACCCGCACCGTCACCGGGCCGGTCGTGTCGAACGAGTTCGGCAACGTGCAGGTGCAGGTCACCCTGTCCGGCAGCCGGATCGTCGACGTGGTGGCCCTGGAGCTGCCGGAGACGACCGCGCAGTCCGACGAGCGCAGCGACCAGGTCGACGGCCGGTACAGCGGGTCGTCGGGGCTGGTGGTGCGGCAGCAGAACGCCGACCTGGACGCGGTGTCCGGAGCCACCGCCACCAGCACCTCCTACCGGCAGTCGTTGCAGGCCGCGATCGATCGGGCGGGCTGA